The DNA window CGAAGAGTTAAGGCAGGACTTTGATTTAGCAGTACTGCTGCATTGTACATCGATGGCAAGAAGCAGTTTTTATTACTATCAAAAACGCTTTCAAATGAAAGATAAATATGCGGAAATAAAAGAAATGATTAATCAGATTTATCATCGTCACAAAGGAAGGTTGGGCTATAGAAGAATTACTTTGCTTTTGAAAGAAAAAGGAATTTTGATTAATCACAAAACTGTTTTACGACTTATGAAAACATTAGGATTAAAGAGTATTATCCGAGTGAAGAAATATAAATCTTACAAGGGAGAGCAAGGGAAAATTGCGCCCAATGTTCTACAGAGGAATTTCAAATCGGACACTCCTAATCAGAAATGGGCAACCGATGTTACAGAGTTTAATGTATCGGGTAATAAACTTTACCTATCTCCAATCATCGATTTATTTAATGGTGAAATTGTCAGTTTTGACTTATCTGAAAGACCTGTGTTTAGCCAAATCATCAGAATGCTAAAGAAATCATTCAGAAAAGTAAAATCTACACAAAACATCATTCTACATTCTGATCAAGGTTGGCAATATCAAATGAAACATTACCAAAACTTGTTAAAAGAAAAAGGTATTATTCAAAGTATGTCCCGAAAAGGAAACTGTTTGGACAATGCGGTGATAGAAAACTTTTTTGGAACGATAAAATCAGAAATGTTTTATACCAGAAAGTTTGGTTCCATTCAGGAACTTAAGATCGAAATAGTGAAGTACATTCACTATTACAACAATGATAGAATAAGACTCAATCTCAAAGGAAAGAGTCCGGTACAGTACCGAACTCTTTCCTTTGAGAATATTGTTTAATTTTGTCTAAACTTTTGGGTGCAGTCTAAAATTCTTGGGATTTTTT is part of the Cloacibacterium normanense genome and encodes:
- a CDS encoding IS3 family transposase (programmed frameshift); amino-acid sequence: MGKSKYSVDFKLKAIKRYHKGDIGTDDLGKRIGVCGSLVRKWIKFYELYGVSGLVRLSNTHYTKDFKLKILSVIEKENLSLKEASRRFNIPAESSILSWQRNYKKNGILGLENRPRGRPKTMSNYKRKKKKTGKPLTREEKLLERIYYLEAENAILKKFRRLNSGKEKSKAIEELRQDFDLAVLLHCTSMARSSFYYYQKRFQMKDKYAEIKEMINQIYHRHKGRLGYRRITLLLKEKGILINHKTVLRLMKTLGLKSIIRVKKYKSYKGEQGKIAPNVLQRNFKSDTPNQKWATDVTEFNVSGNKLYLSPIIDLFNGEIVSFDLSERPVFSQIIRMLKKSFRKVKSTQNIILHSDQGWQYQMKHYQNLLKEKGIIQSMSRKGNCLDNAVIENFFGTIKSEMFYTRKFGSIQELKIEIVKYIHYYNNDRIRLNLKGKSPVQYRTLSFENIV